The Trypanosoma brucei gambiense DAL972 chromosome 10, complete sequence genome has a segment encoding these proteins:
- a CDS encoding protein transport protein Sec13, putative, with translation MLHSTRYPSQNRTIGGYGQAAPVAPHDMHQQRQPQQPQQFQQQQPQEHQDIIHDTQFDYYGQQLATASSDRTIGIHTVRDGQMQRVATLIGHEGPVWMVSWAHPRFGTVLASAGYDHKAIVWKEVSQPTRQWRPVHVIDIHQGSVNAVQWAPESPMLATASSDGTVAVTTYEEGAWRESVKLSNNSNNIAHAMGATCVSFAPTCPQLGNGRLLVSGGCDSRVRLWYLPEGGAAGAHPYHFLELLEGHTDWVRDVAFEPLSAATRYAVIASCGQDRSVIIHRKQWSHLTTCIDDRGLRSGEGGRDAMGEVSGGWERSCVLFDEPVWRLSWSPTGGMLVVTTGNSEVFILREGNEFCQPWFKTPLSEYENQNQRVH, from the coding sequence ATGCTTCATTCAACTAGATACCCGTCGCAAAACCGCACTATTGGTGGCTACGGCCAGGCAGCACCAGTGGCACCCCATGATATGCATCAACAGAGACAACCACAGCAGCCCCAACAattccagcagcagcaacctcaGGAACATCAGGACATAATCCACGACACGCAATTCGACTACTACGGACAGCAACTCGCGACCGCAAGCTCCGACCGCACTATAGGCATTCACACGGTCCGAGACGGTCAGATGCAGCGAGTTGCGACCCTCATAGGTCATGAGGGTCCCGTGTGGATGGTGAGTTGGGCACACCCGCGCTTTGGCACTGTCTTGGCATCGGCTGGCTACGATCACAAGGCAATTGTATGGAAAGAAGTGTCGCAACCCACACGCCAATGGCGACCAGTGCATGTGATTGACATTCACCAGGGTAGCGTCAATGCCGTACAGTGGGCACCCGAATCTCCCATGCTTGCGACGGCGAGTAGTGATGGCACCGTGGCAGTAACAACATATGAAGAGGGTGCCTGGCGTGAGAGCGTTAAACTGagtaacaacagcaacaacatcgcACATGCCATGGGAGCCACATGCGTATCATTTGCGCCCACTTGTCCACAGTTGGGTAACGGGAGGCTTTTGGTCTCTGGTGGATGTGACTCACGAGTTCGTTTGTGGTACTTACCCGAAggcggcgctgctggggcccATCCCTATCACTTCCTGGAGTTGCTCGAAGGTCACACAGACTGGGTGCGAGACGTTGCTTTCGAACCTCTTTCCGCTGCGACGCGATACGCAGTTATTGCTAGTTGCGGACAGGACAGGAGTGTCATCATTCACCGCAAACAGTGGAGTCACCTCACGACTTGTATTGATGACCGGGGGTTGCGGAGCGgcgaagggggaagggatgCCATGGGAGAGGTGAGCGGTGGTTGGGAGCGCAGTTGCGTCCTCTTCGATGAGCCGGTATGGCGTCTCTCGTGGTCGCCCACTGGAGGCATGCTGGTGGTTACAACTGGCAATTCGGAAGTGTTTATCCTCCGTGAAGGCAATGAGTTTTGCCAACCATGGTTTAAAACACCTCTCAGCGAATACGAAAACCAAAATCAGCGGGTTCACTGA